A portion of the Calothrix sp. 336/3 genome contains these proteins:
- a CDS encoding KGK domain-containing protein, which yields MKQIILNDDDVFSTDEETSFFDQWTMRVSVFKSNMKDWVQEKVSSDQEDWVCEGVEAEILQSVGGGWKKGRVKIRLELEFIPDDPLIENTEEDDLQAPPSPLDDFRKA from the coding sequence ATGAAACAAATTATTTTGAATGATGATGATGTGTTTTCCACGGATGAGGAAACATCGTTTTTTGACCAGTGGACTATGCGAGTTTCTGTCTTTAAGTCCAACATGAAAGACTGGGTACAAGAAAAAGTTAGCAGCGACCAAGAGGACTGGGTCTGTGAAGGTGTTGAAGCAGAAATACTGCAAAGTGTTGGCGGAGGATGGAAGAAGGGTAGGGTTAAAATTCGCCTAGAGCTTGAGTTTATCCCTGATGACCCATTGATAGAGAATACGGAGGAGGATGACCTTCAAGCACCACCATCTCCACTGGATGATTTTAGAAAAGCCTGA
- a CDS encoding DnaB-like helicase N-terminal domain-containing protein has translation MIAIPHSEDFVNFKTTPDAPPENIEAEESILGGIILDPAAIYRVKDRLKPEHFYVESHREIYKACLKLNKNNQPIDLITVTSYLSDNKKLSKIGGRNKLASIVDRTVSAVNIDALSDLVISKAVRRDLIKVGNQFIHLGYAGEYDLSEIFSLVQKRTQDLISASTARTKEEQLDYINDRLVAELKRIYSTIPEPNKRLLALKWLANEFDTSIGFLEHFYLKSLASQCSKLMTYKDLKEAAQSTVRRWLLNGLIPNASTILLAADGGIGKTKMVYNLAKKIIDGTQFGDFIATGQKRRILYYQGDESVGDMYQALETLGYSESDIQEHVRVRFGWSFENMPVLIQDLHEFQPHFIVVDSLSFANRYSMFREGEAEYARPLLECAGLATEYNSTFLFIHHTNRDGGVRGTTAIRNSVSEVWKLSKDTSHTSTPYDRILEIDKSRSRSSGKKYRLYFEPETLEFTFLGEEGEELGGPNRTAKEKILQYLADNRNQNFTARVMAQLLYLNETTTGRALRDLSSDGLVSCNRKPGKAYTYFLEWTGDRHARNDEHSYERDDERYEHNYEPQNPGIATVTPISSQNSSSGVAPLTTSDYELRNTDTARVSAEARNAPSNFDAQKNEQEKKHHQKTHLDYELQPKSLPVNDSDARNGCDPSYELCPEPLPVNNSDARNHARNSSSLPTIKSLHQSPVGEVKAIAIPGGQDGGYEIRLEIPNLETVVASTSHTEQRKVQIVVKKMLMRHLKSLRYEIHVITSPPGNYEWVNATLSEHHPNEYNPKRDKWVFLYNGHEYPIFDLSLIRLQ, from the coding sequence ATGATTGCTATCCCACACAGTGAAGACTTTGTAAACTTTAAAACCACTCCTGACGCACCACCAGAAAATATAGAAGCGGAAGAATCTATCCTAGGCGGTATCATATTAGACCCGGCAGCAATTTACAGAGTTAAAGATAGATTAAAACCCGAACATTTCTATGTAGAGTCACATCGAGAAATCTATAAAGCCTGTCTCAAACTTAACAAGAATAATCAACCGATAGACTTAATAACGGTTACTTCTTACTTATCAGACAACAAGAAATTATCAAAAATAGGAGGAAGAAACAAACTCGCCTCAATAGTTGACCGTACAGTATCAGCAGTAAATATTGATGCTCTATCTGATTTAGTCATCAGTAAGGCTGTACGTAGAGATTTAATCAAGGTTGGGAATCAATTTATCCATTTAGGATATGCCGGAGAATATGACCTTTCGGAAATATTTTCTTTAGTACAGAAGAGAACTCAGGATTTAATCTCAGCATCAACAGCTAGAACAAAAGAAGAACAGCTTGATTATATTAACGACAGGCTGGTTGCTGAACTAAAAAGAATATACTCCACCATCCCAGAGCCGAATAAACGATTACTAGCTCTCAAATGGTTAGCTAATGAGTTTGATACATCCATCGGCTTCCTAGAGCATTTCTACCTCAAGTCCCTGGCTTCCCAGTGTTCAAAGCTCATGACTTACAAAGACTTGAAGGAAGCGGCACAATCCACCGTCCGACGCTGGTTACTCAACGGATTAATTCCCAATGCCAGCACTATTCTGTTAGCCGCCGATGGTGGAATCGGGAAAACCAAGATGGTTTACAACCTGGCAAAAAAAATCATTGACGGAACCCAATTTGGTGATTTTATTGCCACAGGACAGAAGCGACGCATTCTCTACTATCAAGGGGATGAGTCTGTTGGGGATATGTACCAAGCACTAGAAACTCTTGGATACAGTGAAAGCGATATTCAAGAACACGTCCGGGTAAGGTTCGGGTGGTCGTTTGAAAATATGCCCGTACTCATCCAAGACTTACACGAATTCCAGCCACATTTTATAGTTGTTGATTCTCTATCCTTTGCGAACCGTTATTCTATGTTTCGTGAAGGTGAAGCCGAATATGCCAGACCACTACTCGAATGTGCCGGACTCGCAACCGAATATAACAGCACTTTTTTGTTTATCCATCACACCAACCGCGACGGAGGAGTTAGAGGTACAACTGCCATTAGAAACTCAGTCAGTGAAGTCTGGAAACTATCCAAAGACACCAGCCACACATCAACACCATACGACCGGATACTGGAGATTGATAAATCACGGTCTAGGAGTAGCGGGAAAAAATACCGTTTGTACTTTGAGCCAGAAACACTAGAGTTTACTTTCCTCGGTGAGGAAGGGGAAGAACTTGGTGGACCGAACCGCACAGCTAAAGAAAAAATTCTGCAATATCTTGCTGACAATCGGAACCAGAATTTTACAGCCAGAGTTATGGCTCAACTACTTTACCTCAACGAAACAACCACAGGAAGAGCGCTTAGAGACTTGTCCTCTGACGGTCTAGTTAGTTGCAACAGGAAACCGGGAAAAGCTTACACCTACTTTTTGGAATGGACGGGCGATCGCCACGCTCGTAATGACGAGCATAGTTACGAGCGTGATGACGAGCGTTACGAGCATAATTACGAGCCACAGAATCCAGGCATAGCAACGGTTACACCTATTTCCTCACAAAATAGCTCGTCAGGGGTCGCACCCCTTACGACCTCTGATTACGAGCTACGGAACACAGACACCGCAAGAGTTTCAGCCGAAGCTCGTAACGCACCCTCCAATTTTGATGCTCAAAAAAACGAACAGGAGAAAAAACACCATCAAAAAACGCACCTTGATTACGAGCTTCAGCCGAAAAGCTTACCAGTAAATGATTCTGACGCTCGTAATGGGTGTGACCCCTCTTACGAGCTTTGCCCGGAACCCTTGCCCGTCAACAATTCTGACGCTCGTAATCATGCTCGTAATAGCTCGTCACTACCTACAATAAAATCTCTTCACCAATCGCCTGTGGGTGAAGTCAAAGCGATCGCGATTCCTGGTGGTCAGGATGGTGGTTATGAAATCAGATTAGAGATTCCCAATTTGGAGACCGTTGTTGCTTCCACATCTCATACGGAGCAGAGGAAGGTACAAATAGTTGTCAAGAAAATGTTGATGCGTCACCTAAAGTCCTTGAGATATGAAATTCACGTAATTACCTCACCGCCAGGGAATTACGAATGGGTAAATGCGACACTATCAGAACATCACCCCAATGAGTACAACCCAAAAAGAGATAAGTGGGTATTTCTTTACAACGGGCATGAATATCCGATTTTTGACCTAAGCCTAATTAGGCTTCAATAA
- a CDS encoding D-Ala-D-Ala carboxypeptidase family metallohydrolase produces the protein MRFEIPGVGLVVSTTPIIPNGHFSWGEATKDGQRIPANKDISQNIIKVAMALEDVREFLGNKPIKIHSWYRPPSINRAVRGASHSRHLVGDAVDFSISGICPLSVYDRLTPWWKGGLGRSPNFTHLDLRGTRARWNY, from the coding sequence ATGCGATTTGAAATACCTGGAGTTGGGTTAGTAGTTAGTACTACCCCAATTATCCCCAATGGGCATTTTTCTTGGGGAGAAGCAACAAAGGACGGACAAAGGATTCCCGCAAACAAAGATATCAGCCAAAACATCATTAAAGTTGCCATGGCTTTGGAAGATGTACGGGAATTTCTGGGGAATAAACCCATAAAAATCCATAGTTGGTATCGACCACCATCGATTAACCGTGCGGTCAGAGGTGCAAGCCATTCCCGGCACTTGGTAGGTGATGCCGTCGATTTTAGTATTTCCGGAATATGTCCTTTATCGGTATACGACCGTCTAACCCCATGGTGGAAGGGTGGACTGGGGCGATCGCCTAACTTCACCCACCTTGACCTCAGAGGAACGCGGGCACGGTGGAATTATTGA